The Hippoglossus stenolepis isolate QCI-W04-F060 chromosome 11, HSTE1.2, whole genome shotgun sequence genome includes a window with the following:
- the LOC118117355 gene encoding myomegalin isoform X3 — translation MLDLKMKETCRICGRELCGNQRRWIFHPTPKLNLQVLLSHALGQELTRDGRGEFACSKCIFMLDRMYRFDTVIARVEALSIERLQRLLQEKHRLRQCIGGLYRKTNSEEGAVTVAGGNEVPGDGMVDISGLTHAKYCALLQDDLVYSLYESWADDNPDGQHHHHPQCPAGPGSEITVAGSQRCLPSTPRRCRGCSHWRVADSDYEAVCKVPRKLARSISCGPSTRYSASFIGVGGGGEKDLESVDDSEEHPSSLTLVPGSQDPSRTSDSDRTLAGRISSSPSVASLETAEEYLQPGAIIDGPLRSPKDPIDDQLFDSLSEEHMGAPHGQVSPGASLSPALCFLQSCTIYRPVRSSKGSKLPVLLRKSSSNGGMRLGFPDSVLGMSYGTPDRESYILTPTPELETPLIRLNQNFNLTDMEDILEDLYKEYPRPPPHQILVEEQQSQLNQYECAAGQCVNELQKAQLHVQSLQAKIHQSEANNMRLQENLKEMEFELRSLRQAAQSQERTIQDLSESMSTKDIEAQELYQMIEGQNATLCKLQEIVHRNQLTQRKVQEGASESLTLAHLQSDLVGVQSSLFSLGLELEASQRSLRQSQRQGDDLVSFKDRLNSDLQEALQHREVTEKHNQDLRCALQKTRCELQAKEAALKASEAERLTVVLEKERGLEQLKHCLKDKEQQLEDYSDMLDSTASSKSRDALLEKLKERIKDRDRALERSIDDKFRSVEEREAQVRGLQLALREKERDLERLSCILSNNEETITSLDGLVRGKELELEQAAEAYRNLQWLKQQSEEKERNTLREKETIINQLQAALQSRSQETQDLTAALVARVQAGPTEVVEELKARLALKEKLFQELLSDRSRQSNEHQARVQDLFNTLSSKDQYLQDYSYRMSLVINERSGQLQELRRQMLLREQELHELRRDKEREMGGEKEHLQSLLKEKEAFIKELMQGQEEAMQLSSKESEAEMKTLQEELQLVLRKEREAQEELSALSLSLAQQQVEGVATKDGSDPQCVLEQLVSEYNKLNDALRAEKRLYQNLMHMHTKSDSSEARQALHTELDSVQALRGQLEEVLARTRNMALVLERAAKRQPDFGELSTEEEEEGDDEDGSSDEFSDSIEEDEDKVTAKSLSFIQASVTSHEAEAVTAGLVRASLSQRANLKQLEEEKKSLEVQLEEIKSQLERDGYTSVAQMRSAVQKLQEENQALKEGQAGALGLRTNTEESHRSQNWEEEEEEDEEEDIEEDIEEEEEEEEDEEKGTSSVLVGKRGPPCVNVSEEQGKRRCTRPCSLDLGTLTSHHYTHQEVEPDGDRSEVGALWQDIDEGPGEQTARLRSDLALSHHENRELQERLMVSEATVHAQAEQLKDYRDLLTETSVQQANKQVQVDLQDLGYETCGRSENEAEREDTSSPEFDDLEMCTSLSHPQDYDGAGSSWLSGNCSSNRGTYEMGDEASVQHLVLDLRSQLTRCHKVIRGLQLRVRSLSATSDYASSLERTPRKVNWAFEKSPAPSGAEEDEGWMSDPQGIRSGPKPSRELQELMERVTSLEAQLKSSRLEGKGQAEEKCATWPGKYNSLIQAQARELSHLRQRTREGQGVCHILTQHLGDTTKAFEELLRANDIDYYMGQSFREQLAQSSALAQRVVTKISGRDRADSHDDKAGHELLALRLSKELQQKDKIIESLHTKLQERPETPSSCHALSETTDQSDRTSLASDECRTNEDLELCSDLDSREYQVEHRLQQPAHGSEPDVRPSFPPPHGLLKSSSSCPNMHCYAPLSLTRQTSRALFSEPVSPFFPVPPGPDIWGKEITSDPWPRALSVIAVRPELDKLYKRMNEQNRGFALPHDKTLFPPFNNHNQHDLSSYSLLSHHAFQQHQLGGIPEGHPLKSDSGPVSGGTLWDMENMAQQVGSFPGSSGHQPGSSHTGVTLIEEHLREVRCLRQRLEESIRTNERLRQQLEERLASSGRDGGAPTNIYIQGLDTVAQLSNEIRVLKQENLGLQSRLQASTDTCEEVVQLREAVFTARARLKQAELEAEQWKEELRRLQTHSQEQGQQIHTLRQERQDSQERTNRLQHEVCLLQQQLCESRELIHSLQSELQVYDRVCSTTKASKGYLCELQGLPVELGELLGEVRSLRAQLQTSVQENSALKQLELHKQLEQKLGAGSPRIPSLSALTASPQRENFYRRQLLHDPAPSPPVRDIGLFNCGSPGPPYSDLDDSHSTANADTLDPHSELEGEAPDGSFANRNGRHAIGHVDDFSALQQQVLEGRSLVQRMETTLQACLGPPLLESNEKQSGDLVLDYGYVKSLLSNTRTLRQILEESLSLLKMFWRAALPSTDSSVQNLKKEQCMHEEILSLRLRMSEQEEVLKGTVQRLRSTSRTKENMEHFIVNQLSRTRDVLKKARTNLEKNELRLSSLSSSSSSPYAAEDPGGAARVWRADRGFLKASGATMATAILRPATRKRSSECLL, via the exons ATGCTCGATCTCAAGATGAAGGAGACGTGTCGCATTTGTGGCCGGGAGCTCTGCGGCAACCAGAGGCGATGGATCTTCCACCCCACCCCCAAGCTCAACCTCCAGGTGCTGCTGTCCCATGCCCTGGGGCAAGAGCTGACCCGGGACGGCAGAGGGGAGTTTGCCTGTTCTAAGTGCATCTTCATGCTGGACCGCATGTACCGCTTTGATACGGTCATCGCCCGTGTGGAGGCCCTGTCCATCGAAAGGTTGCAGCGgctcctgcaggagaaacaccGGCTGAGGCAGTGCATCGGTGGACTGTACCGGAAAACTAACTCAGAAGAGGGAGCAGTTACAGTTGCTGGAGGTAATGAAGTGCCAGGTGATGGCATGGTGGACATTTCGGGTCTCACTCATGCAAAGTACTGTGCCCTGCTCCAGGACGACCTGGTCTACTCTTTGTACGAGTCCTGGGCTGACGACAACCCAGACGGTCAACATCACCACCACCCACAGTGTCCTGCAGGACCAGGGTCAGAGATTACAGTTGCAGGCTCACAGCGCTGTTTGCCCAGCACTCCCAGGAGGTGTCGAGGATGTTCCCACTGGCGGGTGGCAGACTCTGACTATGAAGCCGTTTGTAAGGTGCCCAGGAAGTTGGCAAGGAGCATTTCATGTGGGCCATCAACCAGATATTCAGCCAGTTTTATCGGAGtaggaggtggtggagaaaaAGACCTAGAAAGTGTTGACGATTCAGAAGAACAcccttcctctctcactctggtCCCCGGTTCTCAGGACCCCTCGAGGACATCAGACAGTGATCGAACCCTGGCCGGACGTATCAGCTCCAGCCCCTCTGTAGCATCTTTGGAGACGGCTGAGGAATACCTGCAGCCTGGGGCCATAATAGATGGTCCTCTGAGGTCCCCCAAGGACCCCATAGATGACCAGTTATTTGACTCCCTCTCTGAGGAGCACATGGGAGCCCCACATGGTCAAGTCTCACCCGGGGCCAGCCTCTCTCCGGCCCTCTGTTTTCTGCAGAGCTGTACCATCTACCGGCCAGTCCGGAGCTCTAAGGGAAGCAAGCTGCCAGTGCTCCTCCGGAAGAGCTCCAGTAATGGAGGCATGAGGCTGGGATTCCCTGATTCTGTCCTCGGAATGTCGTATGGAACTCCAGACAGAGAAAGTTACATCCTGACGCCAACACCTGAGCTGGAGACCCCTCTGATCAGACTGAATCAGAACTTCAACCTGACTGACATGGAGGATATATTAGAAGATCTGTACAAAGAGTATCCTCGCCCACCTCCACACCAG ATTCTTGTTGAGGAGCAGCAAAGCCAGCTGAACCAGTATGAGTGTGCGGCCGGTCAGTGTGTCAACGAGCTGCAGAAGGCCCAGCTCCACGTTCAGTCTCTGCAGGCCAAGATCCACCAGAGCGAGGCCAACAATATG aggctgcaggagaatcTGAAAGAGATGGAGTTTGAGCTGCGTTCCCTTCGCCAGGCGGCTCAGAGTCAAGAAAGAACCATCCAGGACCTCTCTGAGTCAATGAGCACAAAAGAcattgag GCTCAGGAGCTGTATCAGATGATTGAAGGGCAGAACGCCACCCTGTGCAAGCTGCAAGAAATAGTCCACCGCAACCAGCTCACTCAACGCAAG GTTCAGGAGGGGGCCAGCGAGTCCTTGACCCTCGCCCATCTGCAGAGTGACCTGGTGGGGGTGCAGAGCTCCCTGTTCTCCCTCGGTCTGGAACTGGAGGCCAGCCAGAGGAGTCTGAGACAGAGCCAACGGCAAGGAGACGACTTAGTGAGTTTCAAGGACAGACTAAACTCTGATCTGCAGGAGGCGCTGCAGCACCGGGAGGTCACCGAAAAACACAAccag GACCTGCGCTGTGCCCTCCAGAAAACTCGCTGTGAGCTTCAGGCTAAAGAAGCAGCTCTGAAGGCGAGCGAAGCAGAGAGACTCACTGTGGtgctggaaaaagaaagaggccTCGAACAGCTCAAACACTGCCTGAAGGACAAGGAGCAACAGTTggag gACTACTCAGACATGTTGGATTCAACGGCAAGCTCCAAATCAAGAGATGCTCTGCTGGAGAAACTAAAAGAGCGTattaaagacagagacagagctctggag CGCTCCATTGATGACAAGTTCCGCAGTGTGGAGGAGCGCGAGGCCCAGGTGAGGGGGCTGCAGCTGGCTCTCAGGGAGAAGGAGCGAGACTTGGAGAGACTGAGCTGCATCCTGTCCAACAACGAAGAGACCATCACG AGTCTGGACGGTTTGGTGCGAGGCaaagagctggagctggagcaggcgGCCGAGGCCTACAGGAACCTCCAGTGGCTGAagcagcagagtgaggagaaggagagaaacactCTGAGAGAAAAGGAGACCATCATCAACCAGCTGCAGGCGGCCCTGCAGAGCCGCAGCCAGGAGactcag gATCTGACAGCCGCCCTCGTTGCCCGAGTGCAGGCCGGTCCCACTGAGGttgtggaggagctgaaggctCGGCTGGCGCTCAAAGAGAAACTGTTCcaggagctgctgtcagaccGCAGCCGCCAGTCGAATGAACACCAAGCACGGGTCCAGGATCTGTTCAACACGCTGAGCTCCAAAGACCAGTATCTGCAG gATTACTCCTACAGAATGTCCTTAGTGATTAATGAGCGGAGCGGCCAGCTGCAGGAGCTACGCAGACAGATGTTGCTACGAGAGCAGGAGCTGCACGAGCTGAGGCGGGAcaaggagagggagatgggaggagagaaggagcacCTGCAGAGTCTGCTCAAAGAGAAGGAAGCCTTTATCAAG GAGCTGATGCAGGGTCAGGAAGAGGCAATGCAGCTGTCTTCTAAAGAGAGTGAGGCAGAGATGAAGACCctccaggaggagctgcagctggtcctgaggaaggagagagaggctcaG GAGGAGCTCTCTGCTCTGAGTTTGTCTTTAGCTCAGCAGCAAGTCGAAGGAGTGGCCACAAAAGACGGCTCTGATCCCCAA TGTGTGCTGGAGCAGCTTGTGTCAGAGTACAACAAGCTGAATGATGCCCTGAGGGCAGAGAAGAGATTATACCAAAAtctcatgcacatgcacaccaAGAGTGACAG CTCAGAGGCGAGGCAGGCCCTCCACACTGAGCTCGACTCGGTTCAGGCGCTGCGTGGACAGCTGGAGGAAGTGCTGGCCAGGACCCGGAACATGGCGTTGGTGCTGGAAAGGGCGGCCAAGCGGCAGCCCGACTTTGGAG AGctcagcacagaggaggaggaggaaggagacgaTGAAGATGGCAGCAGTGACGAGTTCTCGGACAGCatagaggaggatgaggataaAGTGACGGCGAAAAGTTTGTCCTTCATTCAGGCTTCTGTGACGTCTCATGAAGCCGAGGCTGTGACTGCAGGGCTGGTGAGGGCTTCACTGTCCCAGAGAGCTAATCTAAAGCAGCTCGAGGAGGAAAAGAAGTCACTTGAAGTCCAGCTCGAGGAAATAAAGTCACAGCTGGAGAGGGATGGATACACATCTGTGGCCCAGATGAG GAGTGCAGTGCAGAAACTGCAGGAGGAGAACCAGGCTTTGAAAGAAGGACAAGCTGGAGCCCTGGGactgaggacaaacacagaggagagtcACAGGAGCCAGAActgggaagaagaggaagaggaggacgaagaggaggacaTTGAGGAGGAcattgaggaggaggaggaggaggaggaagatgaagagaaggGAACATCTTCGGTGCTGGTTGGGAAGCGAGGTCCTCCGTGTGTTAATGTGAGTGAGGAGCAGGGGAAGAGGCGCTGCACCAGGCCATGCTCCCTGGACCTCGGCACGCTGACGTCCCATCATTACACACACCAG GAGGTGGAGCCTGATGGCGACAGGAGCGAGGTGGGAGCGCTCTGGCAGGATATAGACGAGGGTCCCGGCGAGCAGACGGCCCGCCTGCGCTCGGACCTGGCTCTGAGCCACCACGAgaacagagagctgcaggagagactGATGGTGTCTGAGGCCACGGTCCACGCTCAGGCGGAGCAGCTGAAGGACTACAGAGATCTGCTCA ccgaGACGTCGGTGCAGCAAGCCAATAAACAGGTGCAGGTGGATCTTCAGGATCTGGGTTATGAGACGTGTGGCCGCAGTGAGAACGAAGCTGAAAGAGAAGACACCAGCAGCCCTG AGTTTGACGATCTGGAGATGTGCACGTCACTGTCCCATCCTCAGGACTATGATGGTGCAGGCAGCAGCTGGTTAAGTGGTaactgcagcagtaacagaGGAACTTATGAAATGGGGGATGAGGCCTCTGTCCAACATCTGGTCCTGGATCTGCGCTCACAGCTGACCCGCTGCCATAAAGTGATCCGTGGGCTGCAGCTGCGTGTCCGCTCCCTGTCTGCCACCAGCGACTACGCTTCCAGTCTGGAACGTACCCCACGAAAG GTAAACTGGGCCTTTGAGAAGTCACCAGCCCCCAGCGGTGCGGAGGAGGATGAGGGCTGGATGTCTGACCCCCAAGGGATCCGCTCAGGGCCCAAACCCAGCAGGGAGCTACAGGAGCTGATGGAACGAGTCACGTCACTGGAGGCACAACTGAAGAGCTCCAGACTGGAGGGGAAAGGCCAAGCAGAAGAGAAATGTGCCACCTGGCCTGG GAAGTACAACTCTCTGATCCAGGCTCAAGCTCGTGAGCTGTCCCACCTGAGGCAGAGGACGAGAGAGGGGCAGGGGGTCTGCCATATCCTCACCCAGCACCTGGGTGACACCACTAAG GCCTTCGAGGAGCTGCTGCGAGCGAACGATATTGATTACTACATGGGTCAGAGCTTCAGAGAGCAGCTGGCACAGAGCTCTGCCCTGGCACAAAGAGTGGTCACCAAGATCAGCGGAC GCGACCGAGCAGACAGCCATGATGACAAAGCGGGCCATGAGCTGCTCGCCCTGAG GCTGAgtaaagagctgcagcagaaagataAAATCATTGAGTCGCTTCACACCAAGCTGCAGGAGCGTCCGGAGACCCCGTCCAGCTGCCACGCCCTCTCCGAGACCACCGACCAATCAGACAGGACCTCCTTGGCGTCCGACGAGTGCAGGACCAATGAGGACTTGGAGCTGTGCTCGGATTTAGACAGCAGAGAGTATCAGGTGGAGCACCGGCTGCAGCAGCCAGCACACGGATCCGAACCAGATG TCCGTCcatctttccctcctcctcatgGCCTTCTCAAGTCCTCCAGCAGCTGTCCCAACATGCATTGCTATGCCCCTCTGTCTTTGACCAGGCAGACCTCCAGAG CTCTTTTCAGTGAACCTGTTTCCCCCTTCTTCCCTGTCCCCCCTGGCCCTGACATCTGGGGTAAGGAAATCACTTCTGACCCCTGGCCAAGGGCCCTGTCTGTGATCGCTGTTCGCCCAGAGCTGGACAAGCTTTACAAACGGATGAATGAGCAGAACAGGG GCTTTGCACTTCCCCATGACAAGACCCTGTTCCCCCCCttcaacaaccacaaccagcaCGACCTCTCCAGCTACAGCCTGCTTTCCCATCATGCCTTTCAACAGCACCAGCTGGGTGGCATCCCTGAAGGCCACCCTCTTAAATCTGACTCAGGTCCAGTGTCCGGCGGGACTTTGTGGGACATGGAGAACATGGCTCAGCAAGTTGGAAGCTTCCCTGGATCATCTGGGCACCAGCCAGGCAGCAGCCACACAG GGGTGACTTTGATAGAGGAGCACCTGCGGGAGGTGAGGTGTCTCCGCCAGCGTCTGGAAGAGTCCATCAGGACAAACGAGAGGCTGCGCCAGCAGCTGGAAGAGAGACTGGCCAGCAGCGGGCGAGATGGAG GGGCACCAACAAACATCTACATTCAGGGACTGGATACAGTCGCTCAACTGTCCAACGAGATCAGAGTCCTGAAGCAAGAAAACCTGGGTCTCCAGTCACGCCTGCAGGCCAGCACAG ACACGTGTGAGGAGGTTGTGCAGTTGCGGGAGGCCGTGTTTACCGCACGGGCCCGTCTGAAGCAGGCGGAGCTGGAGGCCGAGCAGTGGAAGGAGGAGCTGAGACGCCTTCAGACTCACAGTCAGGAGCAGGGacagcagatacacacactgaggcaggaGCGACAGGACAGTCAGGAGAGAACCAACAG GCTCCAGCATGAGGTttgtctcctgcagcagcagctatgTGAGAGCAGGGAGCTCATCCACTCACTGCAGAGTGAACTGCAAGTTTACGATCGAGTGTGTTCCACCACAAAGGCCAGCAAAG GCTACCTGTGTGAGCTCCAAGGTCTGCCAGTGGAGCTGGGGGAGCTGCTGGGGGAGGTGAGGAGTCTGCGGGCCCAGCTGCAAACCAGCGTCCAGGAGAACAGCGCCCTCAAACAACTAGAGCTCCACaagcagctggagcagaagcTGGGTGCCGGCTCCCCTCGgatcccctccctctctgccctcaCTGCCAGCCCTCAGAGAGAAAACTTCTACAGACGTCAGCTGCTGCACG ACCCAGCTCCATCTCCACCAGTCAGGGACATTGGTCTGTTTAACTGTGGATCGCCCGGTCCTCCCTACTCAGACCTGGACGACAGCCATAGCACTGCTAATG CAGATACTCTGGACCCTCACTCTGAGCTCGAGGGGGAGGCCCCCGACGGATCATTTGCCAACCGAAACGGCCGCCACGCCATCGGTCATGTGGATGACTtcagtgctctgcagcagcaagtCCTCGAGGGTCGGAGCCTCGTCCAGCGCATGGAGACGACCCTGCAGGCCTGCCTGGGCCCGCCGCTGCTGGAGAGCAACGAGAAACAGAGCGGTGATCTG GTTCTGGACTATGGATATGTGAAGAGTCTGCTGTCCAACACCAGGACGCTGAGGCAGATCCTGGAGGAGTCGTTGTCTCTGCTGAAGATGTTCTGGAGAGCGGCTCTGCCCAGCACTGATTCCTCCGTCCAAAACCTCAAGAAG gagcaGTGTATGCACGAAGAGATCTTGTCCTTGAGACTGCGGATgtcggagcaggaggaggttcTAAAGGGGACGGTTCAGAGACTGAGGAGCACCAGCCGCACCAAGGAAAACATGGAGCACTTCATAGTAAATCAGT TGTCGAGGACTCGAGATGTGCTGAAGAAAGCAAGGACAAATTTAGAG AAGAATGAGCTGAGACTTTCCTCTCtaagctcctcctcttcctctccttatGCTG CTGAGGACCCAGGAGGTGCTGCCAGAGTATGGCGTGCTGATCGCGGTTTCCTGAAGGCCAGCGGAGCCACAATGGCCACAGCCATTCTGCGTCCAGCGACTAGAAAGCGCAGCAGCGAATGCCTGCTTTAG